The following proteins are encoded in a genomic region of Nonomuraea muscovyensis:
- a CDS encoding shikimate dehydrogenase — protein sequence MRAAVMGSPIGHSLSPCLHRAAYAAMGLAGWSYEAVECDEASLPATLRGLHPVRGGRPGGAGEPDDAWAGLSLTMPLKRAVLPLLDTVSDLALEVGGANTVVFRDGAAHGDNTDVHGIEQALTEAGVPAPRSATVLGGGATAASALAALRGLGVHGVTLLVRDPARAGETVRVAERLGVALAVETLDKLTTRLEVDLVVSTLPGGAADAHADLLAGVPALFDVVYSPWPTRAASAVRESGGVVVSGFAMLLHQAVRQVELMTGRTDVPVEAMRAAGEAELLSRATRTG from the coding sequence ATGCGGGCCGCGGTCATGGGGTCGCCGATCGGGCATTCGCTGTCACCCTGCCTGCACCGCGCCGCCTACGCGGCGATGGGGCTGGCCGGGTGGAGCTACGAGGCCGTCGAGTGCGACGAGGCGTCGCTGCCCGCCACGCTGCGCGGCCTCCACCCGGTGCGCGGCGGGCGTCCGGGAGGAGCCGGCGAACCGGACGACGCCTGGGCGGGGCTGTCGCTGACCATGCCACTCAAGCGGGCCGTGCTGCCGCTCCTCGACACGGTCTCCGACCTCGCGCTGGAGGTGGGCGGCGCCAACACCGTGGTGTTCCGCGACGGCGCCGCGCACGGGGACAACACCGACGTCCACGGCATCGAGCAGGCGCTCACCGAGGCCGGGGTGCCCGCGCCCCGCTCGGCGACCGTCCTCGGAGGCGGCGCCACGGCCGCCTCCGCGCTCGCCGCGCTGCGCGGCCTCGGCGTGCACGGCGTCACGCTGCTCGTCCGCGACCCCGCCCGCGCGGGGGAGACGGTACGGGTGGCCGAACGGCTCGGCGTGGCGCTCGCGGTGGAGACGCTCGACAAGCTCACCACGCGGCTCGAGGTGGACCTGGTGGTCTCCACGCTGCCCGGCGGCGCGGCCGACGCCCACGCGGACCTGCTGGCCGGCGTGCCCGCCCTGTTCGACGTCGTCTACTCGCCCTGGCCCACCCGGGCCGCCTCGGCCGTGCGGGAGTCGGGCGGCGTGGTCGTGAGCGGCTTCGCGATGCTGCTCCACCAGGCGGTCCGGCAGGTGGAGCTCATGACGGGCCGCACGGACGTCCCGGTGGAGGCCATGCGCGCGGCCGGCGAGGCCGAACTCCTCAGCCGGGCCACTCGAACGGGTTGA
- the mltG gene encoding endolytic transglycosylase MltG: MSELDMDFLLGAEDDEGRGRRSRGSGRRGSRRRRRRRNRGGFIAPLLAVIILVGVLGGGGYFGYQWISGALVPADFTGQGQGEVIIEIKDGQIASDVALELERQGVVASARAFTNALDSAGKSNKLQPGQYTMRKRMSAAHAVAMLEGNNRLVESVTLKEGLRLSDTLTKLAEETGKPLKEFQTAAKNTRQLDLPGYARNRLEGYAFPSTYEVQPKTTPADILSSMVERFHETAEKVELEDGAKKLGYTAGEMVIIASIIQAEAGRQEDMPKIARVIYNRLNRQPAMKLEMDSTVMYALGKYGTAATHEELKTPSKYNTYMWPGLPPGPIANPGEHALEAALNPARGPWLYFVATDPNSNVTKFATTEAERQALLAEYRKNGG; encoded by the coding sequence ATGAGCGAGCTCGATATGGATTTCCTGCTCGGCGCCGAAGACGACGAGGGTCGTGGCAGGCGCTCCAGAGGTTCCGGCAGACGCGGGAGCCGCAGGCGGCGCAGACGCCGCAACCGGGGCGGCTTCATCGCCCCGCTCCTAGCCGTGATCATCCTCGTCGGCGTCCTGGGTGGTGGCGGCTACTTCGGCTACCAGTGGATCAGCGGCGCCCTCGTTCCCGCCGACTTCACCGGCCAGGGACAGGGGGAGGTGATCATCGAGATCAAGGACGGCCAGATCGCCTCCGACGTGGCGCTGGAGCTGGAACGGCAGGGGGTCGTCGCCAGTGCCAGGGCGTTCACCAACGCCCTCGACAGCGCCGGCAAGAGCAACAAGCTGCAACCGGGCCAGTACACGATGCGCAAGCGCATGTCGGCCGCCCACGCCGTGGCCATGCTCGAGGGGAACAACCGGCTGGTCGAGAGCGTGACCCTCAAGGAGGGGCTGCGCCTGTCCGACACCCTCACCAAGCTCGCCGAGGAGACGGGTAAGCCGCTCAAGGAGTTCCAGACGGCCGCCAAGAACACCCGCCAGCTCGACCTGCCCGGCTACGCCAGGAACAGGCTGGAGGGGTACGCGTTCCCGTCCACGTACGAGGTGCAGCCCAAGACCACGCCGGCCGACATCCTGTCGTCGATGGTCGAGCGGTTCCACGAGACGGCCGAGAAGGTCGAGCTGGAGGACGGCGCGAAGAAGCTCGGCTACACGGCCGGTGAGATGGTGATCATCGCGAGCATCATCCAGGCCGAGGCCGGCCGCCAGGAGGACATGCCGAAGATCGCCCGCGTCATCTACAACCGCCTCAACCGCCAGCCGGCGATGAAGCTGGAGATGGACAGCACGGTCATGTACGCGCTCGGCAAGTACGGCACGGCCGCGACCCACGAGGAGCTCAAGACGCCCTCGAAGTACAACACGTACATGTGGCCGGGCCTGCCGCCCGGACCCATCGCCAACCCGGGCGAGCACGCGCTGGAGGCGGCCCTCAACCCAGCCAGAGGCCCCTGGCTGTACTTCGTCGCCACCGACCCGAACAGCAACGTCACCAAGTTCGCCACCACCGAGGCCGAACGGCAGGCTCTGCTGGCGGAGTACCGCAAGAACGGCGGCTGA
- the mltG gene encoding endolytic transglycosylase MltG gives MPLPVPTRRGVALTAGIAASALALGAGAYAVLKPYLDPDDYEGAGSGAVTVRIRPGATAGDIGETLAGSGVVASARSFVNAAETRAVAHRLRPGHYRLRTGMAAAAALDLLLAPASRVVRRVTVTEGMRVGEAFRRIAAQSGLPLRELRAVEPELVGLPPYARGIEGFLYPATYEVEPDAKAVDVLAAMVERYGAVARQLDLEARAARVHLTPLEAVIVASIAQAEGGRDADYPKIARVIYNRLRRGMPLQMDATVTYALGRRTLRVAGRDLRVRSPYNTYARAGLPPAPISNPGRKALRAALRPAKGDWYWFVTTDPAHRITKFTDKESEFVRYREELHQNLGTN, from the coding sequence GTGCCCCTGCCTGTGCCCACCCGCAGGGGGGTGGCGCTCACGGCGGGCATCGCGGCCTCCGCGCTCGCCCTGGGCGCAGGCGCGTACGCCGTCCTCAAGCCCTACCTCGACCCGGACGACTACGAGGGCGCCGGGAGCGGTGCCGTGACCGTCCGGATCCGGCCGGGCGCGACCGCGGGCGACATCGGCGAGACCCTGGCGGGCAGCGGCGTGGTGGCCAGCGCCCGGTCCTTCGTCAACGCGGCCGAGACGCGTGCGGTGGCCCACCGGCTCAGGCCGGGCCACTACCGGCTGCGCACCGGCATGGCCGCCGCGGCCGCGCTCGACCTGCTGCTCGCCCCGGCCTCCAGGGTGGTCCGGCGGGTCACGGTGACTGAGGGGATGCGGGTGGGCGAGGCGTTCCGGCGCATCGCCGCCCAGTCCGGGCTGCCGCTTCGCGAACTGCGGGCGGTCGAACCCGAGCTGGTCGGGCTGCCACCCTATGCCCGTGGGATCGAGGGATTCCTGTACCCCGCCACGTACGAGGTCGAGCCCGACGCCAAGGCCGTCGATGTGCTCGCCGCGATGGTCGAGCGGTACGGCGCGGTCGCGCGGCAGCTCGACCTGGAGGCCCGTGCGGCCCGGGTGCACCTGACGCCGCTGGAGGCGGTCATCGTGGCCAGCATCGCGCAGGCGGAGGGCGGCCGGGACGCCGATTACCCGAAGATCGCCAGAGTGATCTACAACAGGCTCAGGCGCGGCATGCCCCTGCAGATGGACGCGACCGTCACCTACGCGCTCGGCAGGCGGACGCTGCGGGTCGCGGGCCGGGATCTGCGGGTCCGCTCGCCGTACAACACCTATGCGCGCGCGGGACTGCCGCCGGCACCGATCTCGAACCCCGGCAGGAAGGCGCTGAGGGCGGCGCTACGACCGGCGAAGGGCGATTGGTACTGGTTTGTTACCACTGATCCGGCGCATAGAATCACCAAATTCACCGACAAAGAGAGCGAGTTCGTGAGATACCGGGAAGAGTTGCACCAGAACCTCGGGACGAACTGA
- the ruvX gene encoding Holliday junction resolvase RuvX gives MRFGSRIGVDVGSVRIGVARSDPSGLLATPVETVRRGKGDLDRLAVIVAEHEAIEVVVGLPTSLSGREGHAAALARDFAAELAARLAPVPVRLFDERLTTVAAQQGLRASGVRAKKQRGVVDQAAAVVLLQDALDVERATDRPPGRPVDPPSTAAGGPAS, from the coding sequence ATGCGGTTCGGTTCACGGATCGGCGTGGACGTCGGCTCCGTACGCATCGGCGTGGCCCGCAGCGACCCTTCGGGGCTGCTGGCCACGCCGGTCGAGACCGTCAGGCGCGGCAAGGGAGACCTCGACCGCCTCGCCGTGATCGTCGCGGAGCACGAGGCGATCGAGGTCGTGGTGGGGCTGCCCACCTCGCTGTCCGGCCGTGAGGGCCACGCCGCCGCGCTGGCCCGCGACTTCGCCGCCGAGCTGGCCGCCCGGCTCGCCCCCGTCCCCGTCCGGCTGTTCGACGAGCGGCTGACGACGGTCGCCGCCCAGCAGGGGCTGCGGGCCAGCGGCGTGCGCGCCAAGAAGCAGCGCGGCGTCGTCGACCAGGCTGCCGCCGTCGTGCTGCTCCAGGACGCGCTCGACGTCGAGCGGGCCACGGACAGACCACCAGGCAGGCCCGTCGACCCGCCCTCCACGGCGGCCGGCGGACCCGCCTCATGA
- the alaS gene encoding alanine--tRNA ligase produces MESAEIARRFLRFFEERGHKVVPSASLIAEDPTLLLVNAGMVPFKPYFLGQRKPPASRLATAQKCVRTPDIDEVGKTTRHATFFQMLGNFSIGDYFKADVIPFAWELLTRSEADGGFGFPEDRLWATVYLDDDEAFDIWHNKVGLPAERIQRRGLEDNYWHMGVPGPGGPCSEIYYDRGPEYGKEGGPVADEDRYLEVWNLVFMQYQLSAVRSKVDFDIAGELPSKNIDTGMGLERMAAILQGVDNIYEIDTTYKILDRAAELTKTRYGRDARADVSLRVIADHVRTGTMLVADGVMPGNEGRGYVLRRILRRSVRNLRLLGSGDERYMHELTGVAIDVMGQQYPELKADAPQIHAVIDAEEASFLGTLRTGTAIFDVAVEETKRKSGTTISGDQAFQLHDTYGFPIDLTLEMAAEQGLQVDEEGFRRLMKEQRERAKADAAAKKTGNADISVFGQLLEKAGKVEFLGYDETEAETTVVGILVDGASVPAAGAGSAVEIVLCRTPFYAEGGGQLADQGVIRTAGAEVEIVDVQSPIAGLVVHRGKVRTGELRVGDEAQAEIDVERRRAISRSHSATHLVHRGFKNALGETAAQAGSENSPGRFRFDFTAAGAVPPSVLRDVEDEVNAVLINDLKVNAFYTSQAEARAMGALAMFGEKYGDEVRVVEIGDYSRELCGGTHVHSSGQLGLVKVLGEQSVGAGVRRVEALVGIDAFRFLARESVLVAQLTEQLKARREELPERIEGIVTRLRTAEKDLERLRSAQVLQVAGELASQARDLQGVSVVTHRAPDGTGADDLRKLALDVRGRFPADRPAVIVIAGVPSDRPVVVAAVNEVGRERGLKAGRLVGVAAKALGGGGGGKDDVAQGGGSRPEAIGDALRLVEQAIEGQLG; encoded by the coding sequence ATGGAGTCGGCAGAGATCGCCCGCCGCTTCCTGCGCTTCTTCGAGGAGCGTGGGCACAAAGTAGTGCCCTCGGCCAGCCTGATCGCTGAGGACCCCACGCTACTCCTGGTCAACGCGGGTATGGTGCCGTTCAAGCCGTACTTCCTGGGGCAGCGCAAGCCTCCGGCGTCACGGCTGGCCACCGCCCAGAAGTGCGTGCGCACCCCCGACATCGACGAGGTGGGCAAGACCACCCGGCACGCCACGTTCTTCCAGATGCTCGGCAACTTCTCCATCGGCGACTACTTCAAGGCCGATGTGATCCCGTTCGCCTGGGAGCTGCTCACCAGGTCCGAGGCCGACGGCGGCTTCGGCTTCCCCGAGGACCGGCTCTGGGCGACCGTCTACCTCGACGACGACGAGGCGTTCGACATCTGGCACAACAAGGTCGGCCTGCCCGCCGAGCGCATCCAGCGCCGCGGCCTGGAGGACAACTACTGGCACATGGGCGTGCCCGGCCCCGGCGGCCCCTGCTCGGAGATCTACTACGACCGCGGCCCCGAGTACGGCAAGGAGGGCGGGCCCGTCGCCGACGAGGACCGCTACCTCGAGGTCTGGAACCTCGTGTTCATGCAGTACCAGCTCAGCGCGGTCCGCAGCAAGGTCGACTTCGACATCGCGGGCGAGCTGCCCAGCAAGAACATAGACACCGGCATGGGCCTGGAGCGCATGGCGGCGATCCTGCAGGGCGTCGACAACATCTACGAGATCGACACCACCTACAAGATCCTCGACCGGGCCGCCGAGCTCACCAAGACCCGCTACGGCCGTGACGCCCGCGCCGACGTGAGCCTGCGCGTCATCGCCGACCACGTGCGCACCGGCACCATGCTCGTCGCCGACGGCGTCATGCCCGGCAACGAGGGCCGCGGCTACGTCCTGCGCCGCATCCTGCGCCGCAGCGTGCGCAACCTGCGTCTGCTCGGCTCCGGCGACGAGCGCTACATGCACGAGCTGACCGGCGTCGCGATCGACGTCATGGGCCAGCAGTACCCCGAGCTCAAGGCCGACGCCCCGCAGATCCACGCCGTCATCGACGCCGAGGAGGCGTCGTTCCTCGGCACGCTGCGCACCGGCACCGCGATCTTCGACGTGGCGGTCGAGGAGACCAAGCGCAAGTCCGGCACGACGATCTCCGGCGACCAGGCGTTCCAGCTCCACGACACCTACGGCTTCCCCATCGACCTCACCCTGGAGATGGCCGCCGAGCAGGGCCTCCAGGTCGACGAAGAGGGCTTCCGCCGGCTGATGAAGGAGCAGCGGGAGCGGGCCAAGGCCGACGCCGCGGCGAAGAAGACCGGCAACGCCGACATCTCCGTCTTCGGGCAGCTGCTGGAGAAGGCGGGCAAGGTCGAGTTCCTCGGCTACGACGAGACCGAGGCCGAGACCACCGTGGTCGGCATCCTCGTCGACGGCGCGAGCGTCCCCGCCGCGGGCGCCGGCTCGGCCGTCGAGATCGTGCTCTGCCGCACCCCGTTCTACGCCGAGGGCGGCGGCCAGCTCGCCGACCAGGGCGTGATCCGCACCGCGGGCGCCGAGGTCGAGATCGTCGACGTGCAGTCGCCGATCGCCGGCCTGGTCGTGCACCGCGGCAAGGTCCGCACCGGCGAGCTCAGGGTCGGCGACGAGGCGCAGGCGGAGATCGACGTCGAGCGCCGCCGCGCCATCTCGCGCAGCCACAGCGCCACCCACCTCGTGCACCGCGGCTTCAAGAACGCGCTCGGCGAGACGGCCGCGCAGGCGGGCTCCGAGAACTCACCCGGCCGGTTCCGCTTCGACTTCACCGCGGCGGGCGCCGTGCCGCCGAGCGTGCTGCGCGACGTCGAGGACGAGGTCAACGCCGTGCTCATCAACGACCTCAAGGTCAACGCCTTCTACACCTCGCAGGCGGAGGCCCGGGCGATGGGCGCGCTGGCGATGTTCGGCGAGAAGTACGGCGACGAGGTCCGCGTCGTGGAGATCGGCGACTACTCCCGCGAGCTGTGCGGCGGCACCCACGTCCACAGCTCCGGCCAGCTCGGCCTGGTCAAGGTGCTCGGCGAGCAGTCGGTCGGCGCGGGCGTGCGCCGCGTCGAGGCGCTGGTCGGCATCGACGCCTTCCGCTTCCTGGCACGCGAGAGCGTGCTCGTCGCCCAGCTCACCGAGCAGCTCAAGGCCCGCCGCGAGGAGCTGCCCGAGCGCATCGAGGGCATCGTCACCCGGCTGCGCACCGCCGAGAAGGACCTGGAGAGGCTCCGCTCCGCCCAGGTGCTCCAGGTGGCCGGCGAGCTGGCCTCCCAGGCTCGTGACCTGCAGGGCGTCTCCGTGGTGACGCACCGCGCGCCTGATGGCACCGGCGCCGACGATCTGCGTAAGCTCGCCCTGGATGTGCGTGGCAGGTTCCCGGCCGACCGGCCTGCGGTCATCGTGATCGCAGGCGTCCCCTCCGACCGTCCCGTGGTCGTTGCCGCGGTCAACGAGGTGGGACGCGAGCGTGGGCTCAAGGCCGGGAGACTGGTCGGCGTCGCCGCCAAGGCGCTGGGGGGTGGCGGTGGCGGCAAGGACGACGTCGCGCAGGGCGGCGGCAGCCGGCCGGAGGCGATCGGCGACGCGCTGCGGCTCGTCGAGCAGGCCATCGAGGGGCAGCTCGGCTGA
- a CDS encoding DUF948 domain-containing protein: MLTAGEVAGLIAATGWIVLVCVLVMVLVRLTRLLTETTRAVSDLSSRVAPLLDDVSVTVYETNRQLVAVEAITKDVKEISGHAAKLSAVTQTIFTGPLIKVSSLGYGVRRAVEARRTGRARGIGRRP, encoded by the coding sequence ATGCTTACCGCTGGAGAGGTCGCCGGGCTGATCGCGGCCACGGGCTGGATAGTCCTGGTCTGCGTGCTCGTCATGGTGCTGGTCAGGCTCACCAGGCTGCTGACCGAGACCACCAGGGCGGTCTCCGACCTGAGCAGCCGGGTGGCTCCGCTGCTCGACGACGTGAGCGTCACGGTCTACGAGACCAACAGGCAGCTCGTCGCCGTCGAGGCCATCACCAAGGATGTCAAGGAGATCAGCGGCCACGCCGCCAAGCTGAGCGCCGTGACCCAGACGATCTTCACCGGCCCGCTGATCAAGGTGTCGTCCCTCGGCTACGGCGTGCGCAGGGCCGTCGAGGCGCGCAGGACCGGCCGTGCGCGCGGCATCGGGCGGCGGCCGTGA
- a CDS encoding cyclase family protein → MSDAPPAPDRPQDPAASDPTGDDGAGDRVDHRASFDATITFGNGGDLTVHGFRVDLPSPRCGEDEIAALFVASLGLLTTDEVRLSDVRVFPEPHKGTRGGPSDRSAPPPGRGGPLVELDHASPAAATSIETPADLAALRLSRVADLPAVVVRVVGAGPLPVGVGALAAFDVRGAAVLLHTGARHGHPLTPEAATWLVERGAALVGTDAAALDDTFDGAFDGAPAGAGTGPATPARRILLDAGIPLVEGLAGLDGLPPTGALLTAVPPRLAGTRRAPVRAFARLPAR, encoded by the coding sequence GTGAGCGACGCACCGCCAGCCCCGGACCGCCCGCAGGACCCCGCGGCGAGCGACCCTACGGGAGACGACGGCGCCGGTGACCGCGTCGACCACCGGGCCTCGTTCGACGCGACCATCACCTTCGGCAACGGCGGCGATCTCACCGTCCACGGCTTCCGCGTCGACCTGCCCTCGCCCCGCTGCGGCGAGGACGAGATCGCCGCCCTCTTCGTCGCCTCGCTCGGCCTGCTGACGACCGACGAGGTCCGCCTGTCCGACGTCCGGGTCTTCCCCGAGCCGCACAAGGGCACCAGGGGCGGCCCGTCCGACCGCAGCGCCCCGCCACCCGGCCGGGGCGGGCCGCTCGTCGAACTCGACCACGCCTCGCCCGCGGCGGCCACCTCGATCGAGACGCCCGCGGACCTCGCCGCGCTGCGCCTGTCCCGCGTCGCCGACCTGCCCGCCGTGGTGGTGCGGGTGGTGGGGGCCGGGCCGCTGCCGGTCGGCGTCGGCGCGCTGGCGGCCTTCGACGTACGGGGCGCCGCCGTCCTCCTGCACACGGGGGCGCGCCACGGCCACCCGCTCACGCCCGAGGCCGCGACCTGGCTGGTGGAGCGCGGCGCCGCCCTGGTGGGCACCGACGCGGCCGCCCTCGACGACACTTTCGACGGCGCTTTCGACGGCGCGCCCGCCGGCGCCGGGACCGGGCCGGCGACGCCCGCGCGGCGGATCCTCCTGGACGCGGGCATCCCCCTCGTCGAGGGGCTGGCGGGGCTCGACGGGCTGCCGCCGACCGGCGCGCTGCTCACCGCCGTCCCGCCACGTCTGGCGGGCACCCGGCGCGCTCCCGTACGGGCCTTCGCCCGCCTGCCGGCCCGCTGA
- a CDS encoding replication-associated recombination protein A, whose product MRPRTLDEVIGQRHLLGPGTPLRRLVESEAPMSLFLWGPPGTGKTTLAYVVAGVTKRRFVEISAVSAGVKDVRAAIDNARRELGMTGRQTVLFVDEVHRFNKAQQDALLPAVENRWVTFIGATTENPFFSVISPLLSRSLLLTLESLSDDDIREVLERAVRDERGLGGRATLAPQALDHLVRLAGGDARRSLTYLEAAALLSDDITVEVVEKAVDKAAVRYDRQGDQHYDVISAFIKSMRGSDADAALHYLARMIEAGEDPRFIARRIVIFASEDVGLADPTCLQTAVAVAQAVQLIGLPEAQINLAHAVIHCALAPKSNAVVKAIGAAVGDVRRGLIGQVPGHLRDAHYPGAAKLGHGEGYKYPHDFDHGLVRQDYAPEQVRERRYYEPTTHGAEAPVADRWARIRDFLRGA is encoded by the coding sequence ATGCGTCCCCGCACCCTCGACGAGGTCATCGGCCAGCGGCACCTGCTCGGTCCCGGCACGCCGCTGCGGCGCCTCGTCGAGAGCGAGGCCCCGATGTCGCTCTTCCTGTGGGGGCCGCCGGGCACCGGCAAGACCACGCTCGCCTACGTCGTCGCCGGCGTCACCAAACGGCGTTTCGTGGAGATCTCGGCCGTCTCCGCCGGGGTCAAGGACGTGCGCGCCGCCATCGACAACGCCCGCCGCGAGCTGGGCATGACCGGCCGCCAGACCGTCCTGTTCGTCGACGAGGTGCACCGCTTCAACAAGGCGCAGCAGGACGCGCTGCTGCCCGCCGTCGAGAACCGCTGGGTCACCTTCATCGGCGCCACCACCGAGAACCCGTTCTTCTCGGTCATCTCACCACTGCTGTCGCGCTCGCTGCTGCTGACGCTGGAGTCGCTGTCCGACGACGACATCCGCGAGGTGCTGGAGCGCGCCGTGCGCGACGAGCGCGGGCTCGGCGGCCGTGCCACCCTCGCCCCGCAGGCCCTCGACCACCTCGTCCGGCTCGCGGGCGGAGACGCGCGCCGCTCCCTGACCTACCTCGAGGCCGCGGCGCTGCTGTCCGACGACATCACGGTCGAGGTGGTGGAGAAGGCCGTCGACAAGGCCGCCGTCCGCTACGACCGGCAGGGCGACCAGCACTACGACGTGATCAGCGCGTTCATCAAGTCGATGCGCGGCTCCGACGCCGACGCCGCGCTCCACTATCTCGCCCGCATGATCGAGGCCGGCGAGGACCCCCGCTTCATCGCCCGCCGCATCGTCATCTTCGCCTCCGAGGACGTCGGCCTGGCCGACCCCACCTGCCTGCAGACGGCCGTCGCCGTCGCCCAGGCGGTGCAGCTCATCGGCCTGCCCGAGGCCCAGATCAACCTCGCCCACGCCGTCATCCACTGCGCGCTGGCCCCCAAGTCCAACGCCGTCGTCAAGGCGATCGGGGCGGCCGTCGGCGACGTCAGGCGCGGCCTCATCGGCCAGGTGCCCGGCCACCTGCGCGACGCCCACTATCCGGGCGCGGCCAAGCTCGGCCACGGCGAGGGCTACAAATACCCGCACGACTTCGACCACGGCCTGGTCCGCCAGGACTACGCCCCGGAGCAGGTCCGCGAGCGGCGCTACTACGAGCCCACCACCCACGGGGCCGAGGCTCCGGTCGCCGACCGCTGGGCCCGCATCCGCGACTTCCTGCGCGGCGCCTGA
- a CDS encoding DUF2231 domain-containing protein, whose amino-acid sequence MFDQVFGLPAHPLIVHFAVVLTPLLALLAVAYAALPRLRSRLGWAVVLLSLGSPVAIFVAKESGESLKEARFATTEGELATMIATHQSFANPLLLSALGLGVSALLLVFATTPARAGKEEGAAATGGDRFGRAGTVALSVLTVVLALAAAYYVFQAGDSGARAVWE is encoded by the coding sequence ATGTTCGACCAAGTCTTCGGCCTGCCGGCCCACCCCCTGATCGTGCACTTCGCCGTCGTCCTGACCCCGCTGCTCGCCCTTCTGGCCGTGGCGTACGCGGCGCTGCCCCGCCTGCGGTCACGGCTCGGCTGGGCCGTGGTGCTGCTCTCCCTCGGCAGCCCCGTTGCGATCTTCGTCGCCAAGGAGAGCGGCGAGAGCCTCAAAGAGGCACGCTTCGCCACCACAGAAGGTGAGCTGGCCACGATGATCGCCACCCATCAGAGTTTCGCCAACCCGCTTCTGCTGTCGGCCCTCGGGCTCGGCGTCAGCGCGTTGCTGCTGGTCTTCGCCACCACCCCGGCGCGTGCTGGCAAGGAGGAGGGCGCGGCCGCCACGGGCGGCGACCGGTTCGGCCGCGCGGGCACCGTCGCCCTGTCGGTGCTGACCGTGGTCCTGGCGCTGGCGGCCGCCTACTACGTCTTCCAGGCCGGCGACTCCGGCGCCAGGGCCGTGTGGGAGTAG
- a CDS encoding peptidylprolyl isomerase, with amino-acid sequence MSGDDRQSQLAREHKERQARRAAEQSAKAKRNTFIGAGVAVVVVAGGIYAATTLMGEDSKAPVAAKSTPSASPSTSAPAALPTATPTKKAGPVTCTYKRGPKDVPMKYVGMPGRKPNMKLSTMTITTNHGDIVIDVDAAATPCSVNSMAFLAKKGFYDNTKCHRLAMPETEGVHILQCGDPKAKADGKNPTDGQGTAGYAIPDENIGVIPYSRGVVMLTQPAGASNQSSSQFAISLSDENAQIQDPYTVLGVVSSGLEIIDKVAADGVIVNKDDAMTGAGATAPKNPIIIKKVTVR; translated from the coding sequence GTGAGCGGCGACGACCGCCAGAGCCAGCTGGCGCGGGAGCACAAGGAGCGGCAGGCGCGGCGCGCGGCTGAGCAGTCCGCCAAGGCGAAGCGGAACACGTTCATCGGCGCGGGCGTGGCCGTCGTCGTGGTGGCGGGCGGCATCTACGCGGCCACCACGCTGATGGGCGAGGACTCGAAGGCGCCCGTGGCGGCCAAGAGCACGCCGTCGGCCTCGCCCTCGACCTCGGCCCCGGCGGCGCTGCCGACGGCGACGCCGACGAAGAAGGCCGGTCCGGTGACCTGTACGTACAAGCGGGGTCCCAAGGACGTCCCGATGAAGTACGTGGGCATGCCGGGCCGCAAGCCCAACATGAAGCTGTCGACGATGACGATCACCACCAACCACGGTGACATCGTCATCGACGTGGACGCAGCGGCCACGCCGTGCTCGGTCAACTCGATGGCCTTCCTGGCCAAGAAGGGCTTCTACGACAACACCAAGTGTCACCGGCTGGCCATGCCCGAGACCGAGGGCGTCCACATCCTGCAGTGCGGCGACCCGAAGGCCAAGGCCGACGGCAAGAACCCGACCGACGGCCAGGGCACCGCGGGCTACGCCATCCCCGACGAGAACATCGGCGTGATCCCCTACTCCCGGGGCGTGGTGATGCTGACCCAGCCGGCGGGTGCGTCGAACCAGAGCAGCAGCCAGTTCGCCATCTCCCTGTCGGACGAGAACGCGCAGATCCAGGACCCGTACACGGTGCTCGGCGTCGTCTCCTCCGGGCTGGAGATCATCGACAAGGTGGCCGCGGACGGCGTCATCGTCAACAAGGACGACGCCATGACCGGCGCGGGCGCCACCGCGCCGAAGAACCCCATCATCATCAAGAAGGTCACGGTGCGCTGA